actctagACAGTTAAATtgtcgagctttttaaataattaaaatttaactgttgagagtggagaaatattgtaatacacgagttacagtggtgaaatctgtttctctaatgatttttatccttccttttctaAGATTTAAGGAAAGTTGAGTACTTTTGGTGTGATatcatcaggcatggtcgtcttttttcatgacgttacaatcagaaaattcagaagaaaactaGAAAATTTAATGTCAGAATTAAATTTctaccaatcatttgccgagattaggtttttcactagtgaggaaaaatatttttctcacaccagtcaggaaatgtgaaaatagcacaaaaattagagaaaatattataaaaaaccATTACAATTAACTGACACAATCTAGTGGTGAATCAAGAATTTTAAAAAGGGGCGCCAACTCTAcatgatttatatatttgttattcttcaAAATTTCTATTCATTATGATAATTGCCTCTCCTTAAGCATGGATCATTTTTGTTCATAACTTTTATACTTTTAATATGATGTAGAGACACTCAATCTTTATGTAAGAAATAAGAATAAAGCCCTTTTAAAAGGATGTCAAATAGCAAATCATACATTTATTCAGTATGGAAAGATCAgctcaaagggagataatcaaagtATAATGTATAAATTTACAGGACGATGATGATGTGTAGGTTAGTAGGATAAATGtgttatattgaaaaaaacatttttcccAAAGCTAATGGCATGATCtttgaaggggagataatctaaagAATTATTCAGGTTTATTAAGCAAAGAGCGGTTCAAATTTCACAAGTTGATGAGTAAGGCAAATCAAGTTAATGAATAGACAGAAGGAATTGCATTAACACCAATAGGAGAGAGATTAGGTGTGTAAATCATTTAAACTATTTTTCtatccatttatagtaaaatatataaaatccagtgttcaaatgaagaaaaagactttaattacatgtattgtttatacCATATTGTTCACAgcctttcaattttaaaagtGGAGGTCATAGCATTGATTGTTTTGTTATTTCCCTTTTGTAATAGAACTATGGAAAGTTTGCATTTGGATATGAGTAATATACAAgtttaaatgcattatttttacaGCTAAGCTTGTAACCTTATAGCAAGTGAATAATTTTTGGAAATAGAAATTACAGTGACAATTGCAAATtcatgtataaacatgataaaattgtCATTTCATCCAGTTAAATAATCAATATAATAGTGCACATGTTAAGGGAAATGTAAAtgaacaaatgtataaaaaaataaaatgcaacaaGATCATATAAAAGCACCATGATATAATGAAATtctaacaaaaacatataaataagaaCATATTCTATGATATTTAACAATACGTATACAAGATTAGAAGGAAATAATACAATTTTTGGCAAGTCTGTCTGCCATTTCCCCATAACTGATTCCATAATTTGAAAACCATTTCTAAGTTGTATACATTAGGGGAGATTAATTTTATTGACAATGGAGAGCTACTGGAAATAGCAAAATTTATCTTTACTTAATGTAGTTAACCTGTAAGTTTTTCAGATCTTTAAACTACATTGCATTTTATGTTAAGCTCAAAACTTTTGATACCAGTAACTAATTTCGTTCAATATTGGCAAATATGCTGATATATCACTTCATCTTATCATGCTTTGTGTTGGCAGAAGCCAATTCTATCTAGTTTAGAAAGTAACGATTATAAGGGAAGCAATTTGAATCAAAATGCTTCCTAAATCTGTTAATATTGTAAGTTTGTACTAGGCAATTTGGAAATAGACTATTATTAcatatttaaacaagaatgtgttcatagcgGATGGATGCttcatccacactatcattttctatgttcagtggacagtgaaaatggagtaaaatctctaatttggcattactattagaaagatcatgtcatatggaacatttgtactaagtttcaagttgatcattggactttaacttcatcaaaaactacctcaaccaaaaactttagaCAGACAGACGAAAGGACTTACGAATGGATGCACaaaccagaaaaaataatgcccaTAAAGGGGGCATAAATATCCCCTTTTGCATTTTATTTGccgaaataaacatatttatgagatTCTTATAAAGTACATACATACTTTTTTCTTGCTCTAAAAAAAATCTGAACCATAAGTTTTTTGAagcatttcctttttttttaaaagaaaaatgaattgtTATAAACAGAAGGCAAACATCATGTTTAGCTTATATTGTAAAATACAGGTCTTCTTTATTTCAGCATGCACGGATATATATGCGATGCTTATTAAAGAATGAAGACTGAAGCATCATTAACCTTTCAAATAGTATTTTTGATTTGTCCAACTTAATTTATAGCACttataattgtatttattatgcatgatttaacctaaaaaaaaattgacatatatattaaaatgtaacaattaacagttatataaataaataaattaacattGTGTCTGTTAAAACTTGTGAAATTCTTAAAATTAAACATCATTGTAATGAACTATTGTACAAATTTCATCACAACCTTGTTAGTGTTCTAAACTGTGATATGAGATCAGTAAGTTTCAAAGATAACAAAGTTCAACATGAGTGAAAATGGAAAAAGATACCATtgaaaatttctttctttttttttacatttggtgTCGGCAAGTATTTTTGATCTAATTCTATTGTTTTGATCAGTGTAATTaaccaaaaaatcaaaagtaCCATATCAGTGTAGATTGTTTAACAATTATGCAAgtgtaacatatttgtcatgtttgtaaaaCAAAGGATGAAGTCCTCACAAGAAATGTACACAAAACAGTTGGCTTTTTAAGTTGACAAAATTGTGTATTATTTATGCTTTCAAGGCAAAAATTTCTCTTCTTTCTTAAACAAATTGTTGTAATATAAactacttcattttttttttacagctatATCGAAGTGATGAACCAAGCAAGGCTAAAAGGAATAATCAGAAAACAACTTTTTCTGAAGTCTAGCAGTCAGTCTAGATTACAGTTGAATTTGGCTAATTTATGAAGAAATTTGTGCAAGGAATCTAGGGGCAGTATCTTTTGCTCAAATTGTGTCATTGGAAACATATCTACTGTTGATCCTGCATGATTGCTTATAATATGTATAtgaagtactgtaaattcagaaacctgaacttatacattgttatagatacatggacaaaaaatataagTCAAAATTATTGCTTTTTCAGGAAATgctaaataataacaaataatactttaaaaatcaaaagtgtaacttttattcttttattaaacatgttaaatgaaaacTTTGCCCATTGCAATCTTTCACAAAAGGAAAAAACCACTACAAAATTTTTTTGTTTAAGAGTCGCATGTATGTTTTTCCTACATCATCTTAATTTTACTGAAGtatacagtggcagatccagaaattttcatgagGTGGGGATAGGGTGTGTGGTGGATACTAACTGCCTAAGATGATGCGGCTCCATTCACGCTTCAGtgatgccctaaataatcaacatttgTTTCCAACAAAAAGAGGGGGCAGGTCCCCTGTTAAAcactctaaatccgcctctgctgtCTGGGATGTTTTGAAATTATGCTTATCAATATGGCAACTATCAAATAAATTACCAAACTTAAATCAGCACTATatattgtacattgtacatttaaatttaaattcaactCATTCAATAAATGtcttatatacaaaataaatatattacattaaaaaaagataatttctgTACAATATGAAATGTTAGATAAgccatacatgtataacatgtacaaaacgctgtatggaaatataaaaaatcttttgtttcatgtaaaaaatattattaaatatgcACAAACATCTGAAAAAAGATGTAAGCTTGATAACATTGGGAACTTTAAGTATAAAATTTAACTACACAACCATAGATCATTATGATCTATTTTGGTGATACATGTATCGGAAAAATTTTAATTCGAATTTCACAGACAAAAGTTGGGCTTGTCGGATAGTATAACTACaaataacatttgaaatataCAGTTATTAGCATGATTAGGTGGTAGTGAAGGTTTtgctttttaatgaaaaacattgTTTTGTTGAATTCATTgacacaaatatatttatatatcttgaaaataataatttctatcaaaaCATGAAAACATAAGTTAAGGAAAATAATAGAACTGAACATTGGTTGttaagttattaaaataaaaaaattaaatctcaTATAGGAGTTGTAATTCTCTTCTCTATGTAGACATAAAAGATTTCATACAGGTTATCATTCATTGttttaataagattgtttttGTTCTTGAGATGTTAATGCAAATTTAATTACAGTACAAatttcattttgtgtttcttACTCATTTTTAgttcaaaattatttaaatcaacATTATTGCATTAATATTTggctaaaaaaaatcaatggacATCCTTTACAGATGACCTTGTTTTTAATGGACATCCTTTACAGATGACCTTGTTTTTAATGGAAATCCTTTACAGATGACCTTGTTTTTAATGGAAATCCTTTACAGATGACCTTGTTTTTAATGGACATCCTTTACAGATGACCTTGTTTTTAATGGACATCCTTTACAGATGACCTTGTTTTTAATGGACATCCTTTACAGATGACCTTGTTTTTAATGGAAATCCTTTACAGATGACCTTGTTTTTAATGAACATCCTTTACAGATGACCTTGTTTTTAATGGACATCCTTTACAGATGACCTTGTTTTTAATGGACATCCTTTACAGATGACCTTGTTTTTAATTACACtgaatttcattttgtatttctaACTCATTTCTTGGTTcagtttcaataaatttcaataaatcaATAATATTACATGAATATTTGGCTAAAGAAAAATCTAATGCACTTTCCTCCAAGATGACCTTGTTCCCAGGAATATCTAGCTGAAGAAGACCTTCATCTCCCAAATCCTGTTTTATTGTAACTAATCCTGACACAGTTATCTTTCTTGGAGAACAAAGTTTAGTTTTATAGTTGCAGTTGACATCAGGTTcacttaatttttcttttttaatgtcatcatatttattttgttcatttggAGAATGAGGATCTTCTATTTCTATTTCAATACTATTACAACCATCAGATCGAATATATGCATTCATTTGCATGTCGTCTATACATATCACATCACATTCAAATCCTGATGAAGCAGAACTCATTTTGCCACTATCATCACTCATAGCAGAATTTGGTTGATGAATTGGATGAAAGAATTGTTTTTCCCAAGGCAACGGTCGGTAGAATGGGTTACATCTGAAATTGTGGATACCTTGAGGCCTCTCCTGCACCCGGAGTGTACCCAAAGCTAAACTCGGAAATGCAGGAGGGCCACAGACGTTTTTTGGACACGTACTTGATTGTTCATACTGTGGAGGTTGGTAGCGGTTCATATTGCTAAATGTATTAAACGGATGGTGATGAGACATACCATGAATAGGCATTTGCATATCTGTCGGCTGCAGTCCATAGCTGTTATATGCAGCAGGATATTGTGAGGGTTCGGAATATCCATCACCATATCTCCCTGTAGGGGGAGGGGGCGGATGCATAGGGTACCTCTGAGGTAGTGACGAAAAATGTCTCAGCATGTTAGAACTTGAGGGTAAATAAGGTGGAATAGTTGGTGGTCTAACATAATGTCCATTATAAGGGCCTCTGTCAACATGACTTGTGGTCCCATGATAAGGTGATGGTAGCCCTGGATGATGCATACAAGGTGATGGAAGATTTGTTCGTGGATCATTTGTTGGTGTTGTGCGACTAAAGCGATTGAAATAAGAGTCATATCGTAATGGATCATTTTGAACATGTTGATGATTAAAAGGACTAGAGAATGATGAACTTTCTTGTGACGATCGTGGCAGCATTTTATCATTTACACATGGCGGCATTGTCATTGAACTGTGGCCGCTATGAATTTGTGGCATAGTTTGAGGATTATATGGAGGTATTTGTGGCGGTAATACATTTTCTGGAGAACTTATACTCATCGCCATCGATGGTTGTGACGGGTGTGAGAATTGTGGTACAGGTGGTTTAAATAATGAATCACTCGATGAAAAGTTTGGTCCACCAGCAGAACTGACTGGTGTGAATGGATTAAATGTCCCAGCAGAAGTCTGTGATATTTGGGCATTATGCCCAGAAACAATTGGTCCGTCCTGCAGACTGCTTACTGGTGGTGTTCGATTATTTTTAACAACAGACTGACTTGGTGGGGGCGAAGTTACTTGATTAAAGTCTTGCCCACCTTGAGGACTTGGATAAGGTTTTGGCTTTGATCgtaaataaacacattttctATATATACAAGTCTGTTTTAAAACGTCCCTTCTTAGACAGAAATTACATTTGTTACAATTTTCTTTAACCTGACATGGTCCACACTGTCCACATCTACGCCTCCTTTTCGATCGTCCACGATCCCCATCATAATCATGATGAAACTGATTGGGACTTGTTGGATCTTCTTCTTTATTGATAATAAATTCTTCCCCATCAGTGCACACTGTGAGCGGAAACTGTAATTTGTTATCAGACATCCTTTATACCTTACTCTAAaattataaatgagaaaaatCAATATTCTATGATAAAAACGATATCATTAACTGAATGACACTTGCCATCTGATCGATTCTAGATACAAATGATGGAAACACCATAGCAGCTAATTAATCCTGTCATATAAAAACACTAATTAATACACAATATCTTATTGGAATTTTAATCTTTCATACACACATAAAAAGATTCTGTTTAAAGAAAACAGGTGCTCTGGTGATGACTAATAgcatttgaaatacaaaataaccATGTGTTTATGAATATAAGCAGCctaacacaaaaacaaaaggaCATCTAGCACATAAAAGAGGTCAACAAGCACTCTCTCTAAACATATTCActtgtaaattttacaaaatattatcaCAAGTTGGTTTACGGTTatggaatatttgtttcacagatgatGAAGTATATGTTTCAATTGTCATACCATCACCACAATACTTTTCCCCAAATATGACCTACAACATTATAGACTTCTCACCTGGTTTGTACTAACAGTAGCAACACCACCCTTGCGGCTAAGGAGCAAAACCTGcgtacccttctggagcacctgaaatcacacGCAGGTTTTAGACACCTCTTCCTCCAGCTGCTGGCAAAAATTAATTAGCCACTATTTTCCCCATGTAAAAATATGCTTTAACTGTAACAATcgaagtgatggaaatcactcatggaaagattagaagagtagtttgaattatttcatattaaggaaaaaattaacattaataaagcactattgctgaaaattgcattaacagcaggtctttagaagaaAACGAGtttttccagtatgaggataaaaggagctcaaatgaaataatatgggtctcttaatttgcacaattttatttaaactgcaggtTATATCTTATCGAAATAATGTTGCcagttctgaacatgtttcaaaaaaacaaaaaattgcaaatcaaaaattcttctagtaaatgttaccaactatccttgcaagacataaaatctagaccaacagctaaaaactttaaagtgtcaacaaaaataatccaaaaatgttgttttggggcattttgtaagttgaaacagaggttatatgacattgaatATAAGAAAgttgtagagtgccttttgatcaagttttaaagtatttttcaacacagggcattcaaaatgtactttttcaacgtcaacaaattaaaaaacttattttatttatcaggattctttcttgattacaaaaatatatattcacttctaataaaaattcaaatgactaaaataatGATTGATTGGGaacaaactaataaacaatgatttgttataatttaaagttttaaaattttaaaactgtttcaagccaattcctaataaaaaaaaagtgaactaatctaaattgttgattttaaattacagatgattattggaaatttatcaagtaaattataggccttacttgaatatcttttatatatatattcatatttatattcacatttcatttttttaaagatcttgttaatccattaatcatttatctttcagatataatttacagtatcactttatgtaatgtagatcaaaagtaattggcaataaataaatctaccatccttatatatatcaaacatctaatatatatatttgtgtattcaattataattataattatgtaagactgaggttgataagtaatatggtcaatttgattgacagtttaggaggtggggcattgtgaTTAAAGGTATACCTTGTCTCtaattgtttagtgataatgacagttgtcaatcatactagtattgtatcaatacccaattacctaatcaaattgttttaaaaaaaaaacctgcacatcaacacaccttaatgacatataTTCTTacatgaactgctccaataatatatccattttttttcagtttaaataTGTGTATTacgtgcacatacatgagaaccatagggaactatatttcagtgtgaatacatttagtaacagtagctaacctgtcgtgttgttagggaggccttagtaaagatttagaacaagttctaatctttccaaaacaGTAACTTAATCTATATCAGCGACCATTGAAACAGGTGAGTTAAATGATGTCAGCTGCAAGCAATTGCAAATAACCTGTTCTATACACAGAGGCTGGGTTAAcagatttaaattttgtttatcaacgtttttcaaatcttttttcatatttccCGTCTATTTGTATTACATTACTAAATATTTTTGGGACCTATTTTAgcctaaaaaacataaaataagtgtaaaatgcactttttaaacggtttcTGACGGGGAgcatattttatagttgctgtaagTGTAAGGGCAGGACATTTTTGATGCCTTATTCTCCCTA
Above is a window of Mytilus galloprovincialis chromosome 7, xbMytGall1.hap1.1, whole genome shotgun sequence DNA encoding:
- the LOC143082996 gene encoding uncharacterized protein LOC143082996; the encoded protein is MSDNKLQFPLTVCTDGEEFIINKEEDPTSPNQFHHDYDGDRGRSKRRRRCGQCGPCQVKENCNKCNFCLRRDVLKQTCIYRKCVYLRSKPKPYPSPQGGQDFNQVTSPPPSQSVVKNNRTPPVSSLQDGPIVSGHNAQISQTSAGTFNPFTPVSSAGGPNFSSSDSLFKPPVPQFSHPSQPSMAMSISSPENVLPPQIPPYNPQTMPQIHSGHSSMTMPPCVNDKMLPRSSQESSSFSSPFNHQHVQNDPLRYDSYFNRFSRTTPTNDPRTNLPSPCMHHPGLPSPYHGTTSHVDRGPYNGHYVRPPTIPPYLPSSSNMLRHFSSLPQRYPMHPPPPPTGRYGDGYSEPSQYPAAYNSYGLQPTDMQMPIHGMSHHHPFNTFSNMNRYQPPQYEQSSTCPKNVCGPPAFPSLALGTLRVQERPQGIHNFRCNPFYRPLPWEKQFFHPIHQPNSAMSDDSGKMSSASSGFECDVICIDDMQMNAYIRSDGCNSIEIEIEDPHSPNEQNKYDDIKKEKLSEPDVNCNYKTKLCSPRKITVSGLVTIKQDLGDEGLLQLDIPGNKVILEESALDFSLAKYSCNIIDLLKFIETEPRNELEIQNEIQCN